The sequence below is a genomic window from Brevibacillus agri.
CTGAGCAGCATGCCCTCATCTCCTCACGCATTTTGTAGCTTGCCGCGAAAATCGTAGTCATAGGCAATGTGATACAGCCGGACAATCTCCTCAACTGTAGGAATTTTCGGATTATTACCCGGACTTCCGCTCGCCAAAGCGTCCACAGCCATCTTGGGCGCGGCCTTCTGGAAGGCCTGCTGGTCAATTCCCCAATGGCGCAAGCTCGGAATGTGCAAATCGAGGCACAAGCTCTTGATCTCTTCGATTGTCGCTTCTGCCGCCTGCTCGTCAGAAAGCGCTTTGATTTCCGGCTGCATCAGCCTTCCGATTTCGGCGAGCCTGCCCACTGCCGCCTCTTTTGTATAGGCCAGCACGGCAGGCAAGAGCATCGCGTTTGAGATGCCGTGCGGGACGTGGAAAACGGCTCCGATCGGCCGGGACATGCCGTGCACGAGCGCGACAGACGCATTGGAAAAGGCGGCGCCAGCCAGCATCGAGGCAAACGCCATCTTGTCCCGGGCCTCGAAGTCCGCTCCGTCTTCGTACGCGCGCCGCAAATGGGTGGCGATCAGCTCAATCGCCGTCCTTGCCCATATGTCGGTAGCTGGCTGGGCGCGCCGGGAGAGGTAGGCTTCAATCGCATGGCAGAGGGCATCAATTCCTGTCGCTGCCGTAACATTCGGCGGGCAGGACACGCTCAACAGCGGATCGACAATCGCCGCGTGCGGCAGCAGCGCGGGGTCTGCGAGCATCATTTTCACCTGGCGGGCCGTATCGGTAATGACGGTCATTTTCGTCACTTCCGAGCCTGTGCCTGCGGTCGTCGGCACGGCAATCAGCGGCAGCGGCTTATTGACAACCGTTTTGGCTTTGGCGACGTACTCCGCGATCTGCCCTTCATTGGTCATCAGCAAAGCGACTGCTTTTGCCGTATCGAGGCAGCTCCCGCCCCCTACGGCCACAATCACGTCGCACCGTTCGTCCCGGCAGAGGGCCAGCGCTTCCGCGAGATGAATGTCCGTCGGCTCTGAATCCACTTTCGCATAGGTGACGCAAACGAGGCCCTGCGCCTGCAAGTGCTCTTCGCAGGCAGCTACATTGCCCACCTTTTCCATCACCGGATCGCTAATCAACAATGCTTTTTGCCCCAGTCGCCGCGCTTCCTGGCCGACCTCGGCAAAGCTTCCTTGCCCGTAGACGATGCGCTGCGGCATCAACAGTTCATGAAACGCCATGACGGCTCCCTCCTTGAATGGGGGCAAACGCTGCGCTCGCCCCCTGATCCGTTTCTTTAGACAAATCAGAACCAGCGGGCGGTCACCGTTTTTTTGCGGGTGAAAAACTGGACGCCATCTGTTCCGTTCGTCCCCAAATCCCCGTAAAACGACGCTTTGTTGCCAGCAAAGGTGAAAAACGCCATCGGCGCAGGCACGTTGACATTCACGCCAATCATGCCCGCATCAATATTTTCGCGGAAATGGCGCACGTTTTCGCCAGAGGTGGTGTAGAGTACGGCTCCATTGGCAAAATTCGATTTGTTCGCCAGCTCGATCGCTTCATCCAGGCTTTTCACCCGGACGATGCTCAAGACCGGGGCAAAGATTTCGTCCTGCCAAATCTTCATCTCCGGCGTGACCCCTTCAAAAATGGTCGCCCCGAGGTAGTAGCCGTCCGGCAGCTCCTGCATCACGCTTCTGCCATCAAGCAGCAGGCTTGCTTCTTGCTCTTCGCCGCTCTCGATATAGCTGAGCGCCCGCTTGCGGTGCGAATCGCGAATGAGCGGAGCGATAAAAGCCGATTCGTCCAGCGTATCGCCTGCCAAAAGCTGCTTCGCCTCCTCTACGAGACGGGCGATAAACGCATCGGCAATATCCTCCATGACACACACGACAGAAGTTGCCATGCATCGCTCTCCGGCACTGCCAAAAGCCCCGTTGATGATTCCTTGCACGGTTTTCTCCAGGTGGCAGTCGGACATGACTACCGCGTGATTTTTCGCCCCGGCGAGAGCCTGGACCCGCTTGCCATTGGCTGCTCCGGTTTTGTAGACGTACTCCGCCACTGGCTGGGAGCCGACGAAAGAAATCGCTTTGATGGCGGGATGCTCCAAAATGCCGTTGACGACGTCGTGGGCGCCGTGCACCATGTTCAGCACCCCTTTTGGCAGACCTGCTTCCATCATCAGCTCTACCAGCTTTTCAGCCAAAAGCGGCGTGCGCTCGGACGGCTTCAGCACAAAGGTGTTGCCGCATGCGAGAGCGAGCGGGAACATCCACAGCGGAATCATCATCGGGAAGTTGAACGGCGTAATGCCAGCCACTACCCCAAGCGGGTAACGGTACGTGACCCCTTCGATGCCCGTGGCAATTTCCGGCAGCGCCTGCCCCATCATCAGCGTAGGAGTCGCGGTAGCCACTTCCAGCGCCTCAATGCCGCGCTGCACCTCTCCGCGCGAGTCTTTGATGTTTTTGCCGTTTTCTTTCGTAATGATGACCGCCAACTCTTCGGCGTGCTCCACCAGCAACTGATGGTAGCGGTACAAAATGCGCGTGCGGTTGGGCACAGGCGTTTTTCGCCACCAGGTGTACGCTTCCTCCGCCGCCTTCACCGCCGCCTCCAGGTCTTCGCGGGAAGACAGGGGGACTTCGGCAATCACTTGCCCCGTGGCCGGATTGATAACCGCTTCGAAGCGATCGGAGCTGGACGGAATCCACTCGCCGTTAATAAAGTTGCGGATGCGTTTGACCGCTGTTGTCGTCATGAAAAACTCTCCTCTCCGTAAATGGTTACGATTGAACCGCGCTTTGCGACTGGCAGATGTAGGCGTACAGGGCAGCCATATCCTGCTCGCCAAAGCCGGCTTCCTGCGACTGCTCGTAAATCGCGAGCAGCTCGGCCGTGATCGGCAAGGACAGGCCGGACTGCTGCGCCATCTCCTGGGCGATCCGCAAGTCTTTCAGCAGCAAATTCAACGAGAAATGGGGCGCGAAATCGTTGGGGGCAATGAAGCTTTTGTAATTGCGCTCGTAGATGCGACTCTGCCCGTAGCTGACATTCAAAATGTCAAACAACAGGTCGAGGTCGAGGCCCATCTGCTTTGCCAGCGCCACCCCTTCGCTGACCGCAGACGTGTAAAAGCCGATCAGCAAATTGTTGATGAGTTTGACCGCCGTGCCGCTGTCCACTCGTTCCCCGACGTGAAAAATATTTTGGCCGAGCGCCATAAAAACCGGATAGACGCTGTCGTACAGCTCCTTCGGGCCGCCGACCATAATCGTCAACGTCCTGTTTTTCGCCCCGACAACCCCGCCGCTGACAGGGGCGGCCAAATACCCGATTCCCTTTGCCTGGCTCGCCCGTGCCAGCCGCTCGTTCAACTGGGGCGTTACTGTGCTCGTATCGACTACAGTCTGTCCGGCCCGCGCATGTTCCAGGATGCCGTCCAGGCCTGTAAAAACGCTTTCAACAATGTCCGGCGAAGGCAGGCTGGTGAGAATGACGTCTGTTTTTTGCACGACCTCCGCGACCGTCAAGCCCGTCTTTCCGCCGACGGCTGCAAATTCCAGCTCCGCCTTCGCATTGACGTCGAAGCCGTACACTTCATAGCCCGCTTGTACCAAATTGGTCGCCATGGGCATTCCCATATTGCCAAGACCGATGATGCCGATTACAGGTGTATCCGCCATATACTTCCCCCTCTGTCATTTGTTCGCGCTGGCAGCGGTTGCGAAAAGTTTCCTTGACGAAGCTGGCATTCCCAAGCCTGAAGCCGCCGAAAGTCCCCGCTTCCCCCGGAGCGCAAGCGCTCCTTTTTGACTATCGTTATCTAGCACATTGCATGCCAGCAGACGATGATGTTGCCGCGCCGCTTCTTTTTTGAGTCTGACTGTTCAGAAAATACAAAAAGTGTCCAGACATTACACAACGATTGTCTAGACACTTTTTTCAGCGACCGCCTGCTTACCGCTTAACCCAGTTGATACTTGTTCAGCTTGTTGTACAGCGTCGCCCGGGATATGCCGAGCTTTTTCGCTGTCTTGGACTTGTTGCCGTTCATTTCCTGCAGTACTTCGAGGATGCGCTTTTTTTCATCCTGCTGGCCGCGCTTGACCGAGACAGGCTGCTTCCATGACGCGCTTGGCTCCTGCTCGCCACGCCAAGCCCCTTTGCCGAAAAAAACTTCCGGCAAATCACTCGTCCGGATGCGATCGTCCTCGGACAAGGTGACGAGCCGCTCGACCGTATTGACCAGCTCGCGGATGTTGCCCGGCCAGTCGTAGTTCATCAGCAAAGACATCGCTTCCTTGTCGATGTCTTTTGCCGGCATGTTGTTTTTCTGGCTGATCGCTTGCAGTTGGGCGGCGATCAACAGCGGGATATCCGTCCTTCTTTGTGCCAGCGGCGGAATGTGAATCGGAATGACGTTCAGGCGGTAGTACAAGTCTTTGCGGAACGTCCCCTCCCGCACCATTTCCTCCAGGGAGCGATGGGTAGCCGCCACCAGGCGAAAATCGACAGGTATGCTCTTCGTTCCCCCGACCCGCTCTACTTCCCGCTCTTGCAGCACGCGCAAAATTTTCGCCTGCATGTGCAGCGGCATGTCCCCGATCTCGTCGAGAAACAGCGTCCCTTTGTTCGCCAGCTCGAATTTGCCTGGCTTTCCGTCTTTTCGCGAGCCGGTAAATGCGCCTTCTTCATAGCCGAACAGCTCCGATTCGAGCAAATTTTCCGGTATAGAGGCGCAATTGACACTCACGAGCGGTCCGTTTTGAAACGGGCTTAAATAATGAATCGCTTTGGCAAACAGCTCCTTGCCCACACCGCTCTCTCCGGTCAACAAAATCGTAGCGGACGTTTGTGCGGCGCGGCGGGCGATTTTTTTCGCCTCGGCAATCGACTCGCTTTCTCCGATGATCTGGTCAAAGGTGACTTTGTTGCTTTTCGGCTTCGGCGATTCGAACACGATCCGGTTGTCGCCGATTTTCTCGTGCAAGATTTGCATGCGCTCAAAAATTTTGTACAGCTCCGACACGCCTTCAAAAATCAGCATGCCGACTGCGCCGATGACCTTGTTGTCCTTCCAGATCGGGATGCGGTGTACGACCATGTCCTGGCCGAGCAGCCGATGCGCCTGGTTTCGCTCCGGTATCCCTGTTTGCAGCACGACCGGCAAACGCGTATTTTCGATCACTTCCTCCACATAACGCCCGACGACATCTTCTTTGCGCACACTGATAAAGCGGCAGTACGCATCGTTCATCATTCGTATGTAGCCGCGCTCGTCCACGATCGTAATGCCTTCGTACGCGGTATCGAAGCAAACTTTGAACCATTCGATTGAATTTTCAAGCTCTTTCAACCGTTTTTCGGCTTCCTTGTACTTTTCCCAAATCAATTCGGAGCCGGATGCGCCCGTGATATCCATTTCGCTTTCTCCTATCTGTTTGTTTTCGTTTACAAAACAGTTATTTTGATAGGAAAAAGAGAGGGCATGCGCCCCCTCTCCAAATGTTAAATCCCGTCTTTCTCTAAATCAGCAATCAACGTTTCGAAGGTCGCTTCTACTTGCTCCCACTCTTCATCGTCTTCGATTGGCTGCAGCATGTCCGTACCGTCGTAGCGCAGGAAGTGAACCTCGTACTCTTCTTCTTCCTCCTGATCGACCGGAACGAGCACCAGGTAGCTGCGGTCCTCGATATCAAAAATGTACATGATCCGAAAATCGCGCGGCTCCTCCGTTCCCTCTTCTGTCAGGGCAATCACGTCGCCTACTTCGAATTCTTCCATCATCTCTTCACTCACTTTGGGTCACCTCGATTTCGCGTCCAAAAATCCTTGCAGGATCAATGTGGCCGCCATTTTGTCTATTACTGTCTTGCGCTTTTGACGGCTGACATCCGCAGAGATCAGCATGCGCTCCGCTGCCATCGTCGTCAATCGCTCGTCCCACATGTGGACAGGAAGAGATGTCCGTTCCTCCAAAAGCTTGCCGAATGCCTGGCACATCTCGGCGCGCGGTCCGATTGTGCCATTCATGTTTTTCGGCAATCCTACTACGAAAGCACCTACTTGATAGTGCGCTACCAATTCCTGGATGCGGGCCAAATCTTTTTCCTTTGATTGCCGCTTGATCGTTTCCACCCCTTGGGCGGTCCACCCCAGCTCATCGCTGACCGCGATGCCAATCGTCTTGTCGCCTACATCCAATCCCATCAATCTCGTCATGTTCAAGGTCTACTTGCGCTCGGACAAGTAAACGGTCACCAACTCTTCTATGATTTTGTCCCGTTCCAGTTTGCCAATCAGGCTGCGCGCGTTGTTGTGGCGAGGGATAAACGCCGGGTCGCCAGAAAGCAAGTAACCGACGATCTGGGTGATCGGGTTGTATCCTTTTTCCTGCAGGGCTTTGTACACCTCTGTCAATGTTGCCTGCACATCCGCCGTATTCGCTTCCTTGGGCACCGTGAATTTCATGGTATTATCCAACGAACTCACAATCAACACCTCGATTTCCTTCAAGACTTAAAGGTTGTATGGACTTTTCGCTTCCTTACTGTATTCGACTCGGATGCAACCTACTCCTTGTCGATTTTGCAAATTTCTTGGCGGGAATCGGCTATTTCGCTACGGCCTGGCTTTTGACCAGCTCCGCGACCGCATCCAATGCCTCTTGCAGCTTGGAAGGATCTTTTCCGCCCGCCTGCGCCATGTCAGGACGACCGCCGCCGCCGCCGCCGCAACGGGTTGCCACTTCCTTGATGATTTTTCCGGCGTGGATGCCTTGATCCATCAGGTCTTTGGTGACGCCAGCCACGAGATTGACCTTCTCGCCATCGACGGAGCCGAGCACGATCACTGCGGAGCCGAGCTTGTTTTTCAGCTCGTCCACCATGCCGCGCAGGTTGTCCATGTCAGAAGCCGATACGCGGGTAGCGAGCACGTTCATGCCGTCTACTTGCTTCAGTTGATCGGTCAGGGATGCCGCTTCGATGTTGCCCAGTTTGGCACGCAACGATTCGTTTTCACGCTGAACCTCTTTCAGTTGCTGCTGCAAGCTCTCCACGCGCGCAGGCGCTTCTGCCAGCACAGGTGCTTTCAGTGCGTGAGCCACTTCTTTGAGCGTCGTGAACTGCTGGTTCAAGAACTGGTAAGCCCCGCGTCCGGTCACAGCTTCGATCCGTCGCGTACCCGCGCCGATGCCGCTTTCGCTGACCAGCTTGAACAGTCCGATTTCGGCCGTGTTATTGACATGGCATCCGCCGCAAAGCTCCAGGCTGTAGTCGCCGACTTTGACCACGCGCACGATGTCGCCGTATTTTTCGCCAAACAGCGCCATCGCGCCCATTGCTTTGGCTTCCGCCAGCGGCTTGTTGGAAATTTCGACAGCCAGGTTTTCCCACACTTTTTCGTTGACGATCGCTTCGATGCGCTCCAACTCTTCCGGCGTGATCGCGCTGATGTGCGTGAAGTCAAAGCGCAAACGCTCCGGTGCCACGAGGGAACCTGCCTGATTGACGTGCGTGCCCAATACGTCTTTGAGCGCCTGGTGCAGCAAGTGTGTCGCTGTATGGTTTTTCGTAATCGCCAGGCGAGCTTCGCGGTTTACTTCCGCGCGAACAGTGTCGCCTTTGCGCAGTGTGCCTGCTTCGATGATGACAGAGTGAACGTTTTGGCCCTTTGGCCCTTTTTGCACATCTGTCACGCGCGCTTTGACAGAATCGGAGAGCAAGTACCCTTCGTCGTTGATCTGACCGCCGCTTTCAGCGTAGAATGGCGTCTGGTCGAGAATGACCTGTACCGTTTGGCCTTCTTCTGCTTCGTCAGCCAACTGGTTGTCCAAAATAATCGCTTCTACTTTTCCTGTTGCTACCAATTCAGTATAACCAACAAACTCGCTTGTAACCGTCAATTCGGACAACGGCCCCCCCTGGATTTGCATGCTGTCCACGTCCTGACGGGCTGCACGCGCACGTTCGCGCTGCTCCTCCATCGCTTGCTCGAAGCCGTCGCGATCCACTGTCAGACCTTGCTCGTTCGCGAAGTCCTCTGTCAGATCGACCGGGAAGCCGTATGTGTCGTACATTTTGAACACATCTTGACCGGACAGTTGCGATTGGCCGCTTTCTTTTGCCGCCTTCACCATCTCGGACAGGATCGCCAGTCCGTCGTTCAGCGTCTCGTGGAAGCGCTCTTCCTCCGCACGGATCACTTTTTCAATGAACTCGCGCTTTTGCACAACTTCCGGGTAAAATTCGCCCATCATTTTGCCGACTGTTTCGGTCAGGCTGTACAGAAACGGCTTCTCCACACCGAGCTTTTTGCCCATGCGCACAGCGCGGCGCAACAGACGGCGGATGACGTAGCCGCGGCCTTCGTTGGAAGGAAGCGCTCCGTCCCCGATCGCGAACACGACAGTGCGCGCGTGGTCCGCAATGACTTTCAGCGCTACGTCCAGCTCTGGGCTTGTCTTGTACTTCACGCCGGAGATCGCGCTCGTTTGCTCGATCAGCGGGAACAACAGGTCTGTTTCGAAGTTGTTGTCCACGCCCTGGAGAATGGAGGCCATCCGCTCCAGCCCCATGCCGGTGTCGATGTTTTTCTTAGGCAGCGGCGTGTAGGTGCCGTCCGGGTTGTGGTTGAACTGGGAGAACACCAGGTTCCACACTTCGAGGTAACGCTCGTTTTCGCCGCCCGGATACAGCTCCGGATCGTTCGGATCGTTGCCGAACTCCTCTCCGCGGTCGTAGAAAATTTCCGTATTCGGACCGCTCGGACCTTCCCCGATGTCCCAGAAGTTGCCTTCCAGACGGATGATGCGCTCTTCCGGAATGCCGATTTTTTTGTTCCACAGCTCAAACGCTTCTTCGTCTTCCGGGTGAATGGTGACGGAGAGCCGCTCCGGATCAAAGCCGATCCATTTCGGGCTGGTCAAAAACTCCCATGCCCACTCAATCGCTTCTGCCTTGAAGTAGTCGCCGATAGAGAAGTTGCCCAGCATTTCGAAGAACGTATGGTGGCGAGCCGTGCGGCCAACGTTTTCAATATCGTTGGTACGGATTGATTTTTGCGAATTGGTGATGCGCGGATTGTCTGGAATGATGCGGCCGTCAAAATACTTTTTGAGCGTCGCCACGCCGCTGTTGATCCACAAGAGGGACGGGTCGTCGATTGGAACAAGCGGAGCACTCGGCTCGATGCGATGTCCTTTTTCTACAAAAAAATCAAGGAACATCTGGCGGATTTGATTGCCTGTCAGCTTCTTCATCTGCATTCTCCTCTGTTAAGAAAAATAAATAAAAAAGCTCCCATCCCCTCAGGGACGAGAACTGTTTTTTCTCGCGGTACCACCCTGCTTACAGACTCCATTGCAGGCCAAAAGGCGCGGACAGTCTGTCGCTTTTGGGCATGTAACGGTGCCAACCCGCCGGTTTTTGCCCGGTCTTAGGAGTAGCCTTCCGTTGCACTTCTTCTGAGCGCCCTCTCAACCGTGGAGCACCCTCTCTGTAGAAGGTCTGCAACGTACTCGTTCCCTCATTGATCTCACTTGTACTCATTTGTTCGTATTATAAATTTTTTTCCTGATCCATGTCAACTTTCATGCATCATGACGGCGATTCGACTGATGACCACCTTGCATACGGCGAGCACAGGCACCGCCACGATCAGGCCGATAATGCCCCCGAGCGTCTCCCCGACCAGCAGCGCCACAATGATCGTCAGCGGATGCAGTTGCAAGGAGCGTCCGACGATGTTGGGCGACAGGATGTTTCCTTCCACCACCTGTATGACGAGGTTGACGGCGATGACGAACAGCAGCATTTTCGTCGAGATCGTCAAGGCGACGACCATCGCAGGCGCAGCGCCGATCAATGGCCCGATGTAAGGAATGATGTTCGTCAGGCACACGACTGCGGCGAGCACGAACGGATACGGCATGCCGATCAGCCAATAGCCGAGGTAAGCCAGCACGCCGACGACCAGGGCCACGATCATCTGCCCGTGTATGTAGTTGCCGAGCGATTCGTTGATGTCCCGCAAGACGACCAGCACCTGCTTGCGGTACGACTTGGGCACGATCGACATGCCCGTCTCATGCAGCGCCTTCATGTCTTTTAAAAAATAGAAGGCGATAAACGGAACGATGGCGAAGGCGAACAGCTTGCCAAGCGAATTGCGCGCGTTGTTGACGAGCTTGGTCACAGAGTGAGACATCCCTTCCTGCGACTGGATAATCACCCGGTCGACCCCGTGCGAGATGCTGTCCGGCAAAAAGTATTTGTGCGCCTCCCACTCGCTCATCCACGTGTAGTACCACTCCATCAGCCGGGGCAAGTCGTCGGACAGCTCCACAAGCTGATTGGTGAAAACGGGGATGGCGTTGATGACAGCGACCGTGATGACCAGCACAAACGATGCGTAAATAAGCAGAACGGCCATCAGCCGTGGGACTCTCCTTTTTTCCAGCAGCACGACAATCGGGTGCAGCAAATACGCAATGACCAGGCCCAGGATGATGGGAATCAGCACTTCCTCCAAAAGAGCAAAAAGCTGGGCAAGGACCGGGCGAAGCATCCACAGCAGGTTGCCGATGACGAGCAGCGCGATCAGCCAAAGCGCAGCAGCAAACAGACGGCTTCGGCGCAGTTCATCCACGAAGGACACCTCCTCTCCATTTCCATTAGGGTGTGTTCTTCGCACAAAAATCATGTAACCTATTGACACCCGGAATACGCCGCAGTAGTATGGAGTTACAAGAGGATATCTCCAAAGGGGAGTAGCTTTTTCGCAACATAGTCGTCATTACGGGAGAAATCCCCGGCTATGTTGGCAACATGCTTTTTGGATGTTGTAAGCAAGACCTTTGCCTAACAGGTAAATGGTCTATTTTTGTTTTCAAACGACCTTTGCCTGTCCAGGGAAAGGTCGTTTTCTTTTGTCTCCCTTTACACACACTATTAGGAGGTATCGAGAAAACGGCCGGTGGATGACTCGCTTTATTTTCAAACAGGATGAGGAGGAGGAAGAGAAAATGGAATTATTAATGCAACCTGAATTTTGGTCCGCCCTGCTTGCCATCATCGTCATCGACCTCGTGTTGGCCGGGGACAACGCGATTGTCATCGGGATGGCCGCGCGAAATCTGCCTGCCGAACAGCAAAAAAAGGCAATCGTCTGGGGAACGGTCGGTGCGATTATCATCCGGGCTTTGGCGACGCTGGCCGTTGTCTGGCTGCTGAAAATCCCTGGTCTGCTGCTTGTCGGTGGCTTGATCCTGATGTGGATTGCCCTCAAGCTGCTCGTCTCGGATGATGGCCACGAAAACATGAAGGCAAGCGGAAGCCTTGGCGCTGCGATCTGGACCATCATCGTGGCCGATACGGTCATGGGTCTCGATAACGTCATCGCCGTTGCCGGTGCTGCGCATGGTGATTTTCTGCTCGTCATCATCGGGCTGGTCATCAGCGTGCCGATCATGGTGTGGGGAAGCACGCTGATTTTGAAAGTCATGGAGCGTTTCCCGATCGTGATCTACATCGGGGCTGGCGTTCTCGCCTATACGGCCGCAAGCATGGTGACAACCGAAAAATTCCTGGTGCCGTTCTTCACCGCGTACCCGTGGGTCAAATGGGTGTTCATCGTCGCTGTCGTCGTCGGCGTGCTGTTGATCGGACGCATGAAAAGCCAGCAGCAAAAACGACTGGCCGAACAAAACTAAGCTGTATTCCAAAGCTCTGTCGCCTCGATGCGACGGAGTTTTTTCATGCACAAAAAAAGCACCCGAACTCATCCTATGTTCGGGTGCTTCTGAACGTTCCTGTTGCCGCCACTTCTCGTTACCGGGTAACCGCACGCATCAGCTTGCGTCCCGTCTTCATCATCCGCGTCACATCGCGCATGGAGAAGGGCAACTGGTTCCAATTCAGCGAAAACCGACTGCGGCGGCGCGGGGCCATCAAATAGCCGATGACAGCCACAATTCCGCTTGTGGCAAGGACGCGCAAAAGGCTTCGAGTAAACAAGCGTGCCACCTCCAGTTGTTTTTACCGCATTGAGCAGTAGCTACATGTTCAGTTGTGCGGAAACGGTTTGATCTTCAATAAACAGATCGTTGAGCGAATGCAAGGACCCGTCTTCCTCCACCTGGTAGACAGAAGCAATCTGCTCGTTGGAAACGCTCATCTCTATAAAGCAATTCCAGCAGTAGTATTGATTGGTTCCAATCTTCCCTACGTCTTTGGAACTGCAGTTCGGGCAAATGACACGCATCACGCTTTTCCTCCCTTATCACGCCTGGCTACGAACAAAGTCCGGCACGATCAGGTTTTCCTCCCCGATGATGACGGAAGCCGGTGCAGACAGGCGCTTGCGCCCTTCTGTCACATCTGCAAACCAGCCGTTAGACAGTTCGTACCCTACAAGTTTCTCCCAGTTCGCTGAAAAGTAAACATCTTCCAGCCTGCCGAGAAGTTCTCCGGAAGCGGTAATGACCGCTTTTCCTTTTAGCTTTGTTTTTCCCGTCACGATGCCGACAGGTTCAAAACCGGCGAGATGAGGCAAGGGCGTGATCGCGTCTTTCCCCGTTACGGTAAGGCAGGACTCCCCTACCGCGTGAATCTGTTCGGTAGGAATATAGGTGCCTGAATGGAACCAACCCTGCTCGCTCAGCAAGACTCCTCGTACATGCCAAGTGGAGTCGCAAAGAATGTCACGAACGGTGCCAAGCGTCTCTCCGGTTTGGAGGCAAACTACTGGCAAGCCGACTGCATCCATTGCCTTGCGCATGTGGGACATCCCCCTTCCGCTCTTTTAGTATCGGGCGAAAGGCGCATGTCCATTCGGCGCAAATGGTTCCAGCTTTACTCCTGCTTCAGCCGCTCCTGCAAAAAGCTGTACCGCACACCTTCCTCGTCGGTTTCCACGGCTGCGCGAAACGCATCCGGCTCCCCGCACATGATGAGAAAAGACTTGCTCCGCGTAATGCCCGTATAAACGAGCTTGCGCCTGAGCATCCGGTAGTAGCTTTTGACGAACGGCATCACGACGATCGGAAATTCGCTCCCTTGTGATTTGTGTACGGAACAGCAGTAGGCAAGCGTCAGTTGATGGTAATCCGAACGCTTGTACACCACTTCCCGATTGTCAAAGGCAGCAACCAGCATCTCCTGGTTTTCTGCGTTTTCATTCGGGAAAAAAATCGCAACAATTTCACCCATATCACCGTTGAACACCTGTTCCTCGGCATTATTCACCAACTGCAGGACTTTGTCGCCTGTGCGAAAAGTCGTGTCCCCAAACGTCACCTCGCGCTTTTGTGGCGTTTTCGGGTTAAACAGCTCCTGCAGTTCTTCATTCAGCCGGTTTACCCCGGCATTTCCTTTATAAATAGGTGCCAAAACCTGTACATCTTTTGCCGTATATCCTTTTTTTACGGCTCCCAGGCAAATTTGTTTCACCGCTTCGGGGACATCTTGTGGCGAACTTGTGAAAAATCGCCGATCCGGGGTCGTATCGAGCAAATCGGCCGGAACGTGTCC
It includes:
- the alaS gene encoding alanine--tRNA ligase, with protein sequence MKKLTGNQIRQMFLDFFVEKGHRIEPSAPLVPIDDPSLLWINSGVATLKKYFDGRIIPDNPRITNSQKSIRTNDIENVGRTARHHTFFEMLGNFSIGDYFKAEAIEWAWEFLTSPKWIGFDPERLSVTIHPEDEEAFELWNKKIGIPEERIIRLEGNFWDIGEGPSGPNTEIFYDRGEEFGNDPNDPELYPGGENERYLEVWNLVFSQFNHNPDGTYTPLPKKNIDTGMGLERMASILQGVDNNFETDLLFPLIEQTSAISGVKYKTSPELDVALKVIADHARTVVFAIGDGALPSNEGRGYVIRRLLRRAVRMGKKLGVEKPFLYSLTETVGKMMGEFYPEVVQKREFIEKVIRAEEERFHETLNDGLAILSEMVKAAKESGQSQLSGQDVFKMYDTYGFPVDLTEDFANEQGLTVDRDGFEQAMEEQRERARAARQDVDSMQIQGGPLSELTVTSEFVGYTELVATGKVEAIILDNQLADEAEEGQTVQVILDQTPFYAESGGQINDEGYLLSDSVKARVTDVQKGPKGQNVHSVIIEAGTLRKGDTVRAEVNREARLAITKNHTATHLLHQALKDVLGTHVNQAGSLVAPERLRFDFTHISAITPEELERIEAIVNEKVWENLAVEISNKPLAEAKAMGAMALFGEKYGDIVRVVKVGDYSLELCGGCHVNNTAEIGLFKLVSESGIGAGTRRIEAVTGRGAYQFLNQQFTTLKEVAHALKAPVLAEAPARVESLQQQLKEVQRENESLRAKLGNIEAASLTDQLKQVDGMNVLATRVSASDMDNLRGMVDELKNKLGSAVIVLGSVDGEKVNLVAGVTKDLMDQGIHAGKIIKEVATRCGGGGGGRPDMAQAGGKDPSKLQEALDAVAELVKSQAVAK
- a CDS encoding AI-2E family transporter gives rise to the protein MDELRRSRLFAAALWLIALLVIGNLLWMLRPVLAQLFALLEEVLIPIILGLVIAYLLHPIVVLLEKRRVPRLMAVLLIYASFVLVITVAVINAIPVFTNQLVELSDDLPRLMEWYYTWMSEWEAHKYFLPDSISHGVDRVIIQSQEGMSHSVTKLVNNARNSLGKLFAFAIVPFIAFYFLKDMKALHETGMSIVPKSYRKQVLVVLRDINESLGNYIHGQMIVALVVGVLAYLGYWLIGMPYPFVLAAVVCLTNIIPYIGPLIGAAPAMVVALTISTKMLLFVIAVNLVIQVVEGNILSPNIVGRSLQLHPLTIIVALLVGETLGGIIGLIVAVPVLAVCKVVISRIAVMMHES
- a CDS encoding TerC family protein, translating into MELLMQPEFWSALLAIIVIDLVLAGDNAIVIGMAARNLPAEQQKKAIVWGTVGAIIIRALATLAVVWLLKIPGLLLVGGLILMWIALKLLVSDDGHENMKASGSLGAAIWTIIVADTVMGLDNVIAVAGAAHGDFLLVIIGLVISVPIMVWGSTLILKVMERFPIVIYIGAGVLAYTAASMVTTEKFLVPFFTAYPWVKWVFIVAVVVGVLLIGRMKSQQQKRLAEQN
- a CDS encoding PRC-barrel domain-containing protein codes for the protein MRKAMDAVGLPVVCLQTGETLGTVRDILCDSTWHVRGVLLSEQGWFHSGTYIPTEQIHAVGESCLTVTGKDAITPLPHLAGFEPVGIVTGKTKLKGKAVITASGELLGRLEDVYFSANWEKLVGYELSNGWFADVTEGRKRLSAPASVIIGEENLIVPDFVRSQA